The following is a genomic window from Devosia neptuniae.
TGTGTTTCTCGATGTGGAAACCAAGGTCAGCCGGTTTCTGCTGTCGATCACCTTTATCAATTTCTGTGTCGGCTGCGCGGTAACGCTGGCCATGTGGGCCATCGGCATGCCCTCGCCGATTCTGTGGGGCGCCATGGCAGCGGTGCTCAATTACATTCCCTATGTGGGGCAGGGCGTGATGATCCTGGTGCTGCTGGCCGTGGGTCTGGGCACGCAGACGGGGCTCGAAAACATCCTGCTGCCGGTGGGGTGCTATGTGGCGATCAACTTTGTCGAGGGGCAAATCCTGACGCCGCATTTCATCGGGCGGACCATGACGCTCAACCCCTTCATCATTTTTCTGTCGATCACCTTCTGGCTGTGGGCCTGGGGGCCGGTGGGCGGGTTGGTCGCCGTGCCGACGCTGTTGATGGCACATTCGATTCTCAGCCATGCGGTGCCGAGCAAGCCTGTCATGCCCAAGCGCCCGGTGCGGCGCACGCGGAATATGACCGACCGCGACGAGTTGCTGGCTAATGCCGCGGTGGCCATTCGCGAGCAGGCCGAGGAGCAGAAAAAGCCCGAAAGCAAGCGCAAGAACGAGCGCATGCAGCCCCCCGACGGCACTGCGCCAAGCGGGGCGGAGCCGGCGGCGTGAAGCTGGTTTGCACGCGCCCTGCTTGACGCGCGGGGGCAGATCGGAACACTGCATAGCCTGGTTCATATTGGGAGAGCATGGTGGCAGGCGAAGCGGTTGGACACGCGGCAGAAGCCGCATCGCATGGCATCGATCTGTTGCCGGTCGTGGCGCTGCTGGCCGCCGGGGTGATTGCCGTGCCGCTGTTCAAGCGGCTGGGACTGGGCTCGGTGCTGGGCTATCTGGCGGCCGGGCTGCTGCTGGGGCCATCGGGTCTTGAAGTCATCAACGATCCGGCGTCGGTGCTGCATCTGGCCGAATTGGGCGTGGTGATGTTCCTGTTCATCATCGGGCTTGAAATGGAGCCATCGCGGCTGTGGTCGCTGCGTAAGCAGATCCTTGGGCTCGGCGTCATTCAGGTGGCGGTTTGCGGGCTGCTGCTGACCGGGGTCGGCATCCTGCTTGGTTTCGCGCCTGCCGTGGCCTTCGTCTTCGGCATGGGTTTCGTGCTGACTTCGACCGCCATCGTCATGCAGATTCTGGGCGAGCGGGGCGAGCTGTCGAGCGATAGCGGGCAGCGCATGGTGTCCATCCTGTTGCTCGAAGACCTCGCCATCGTGCCGCTTTTGGCGGTGGTCGCCATTCTGGCGCCGACCGGCGGGGAAGAAACGCTGGTGAGCCGGTTGACCGGCATTGCCATCGCGCTGGGCGCCATCGGCCTGCTGATTTTCCTCGGGCGCCGCATCATGAATCCGTTCTTTTCGCTCTTGGCTTCGACCAAGCTGCGCGAGGTGATGACCGCGGCGGCTTTGCTGGTGGTGCTGGGGGCGGCCTTGCTGTTCCAGGTCAGCGGGCTCTCCATGGCCATGGGGGCGTTCCTCGCCGGGGTGCTGCTATCGACCTCGACCTTCCGGCACCAGCTCGAGGCGGATGTCGAGCCGTTCCGCGGCATCCTGCTGGGGCTGTTTTTCCTTGCCGTCGGCATGTCGCTCGATCTGGCGATCGTGCTGCAGAACTGGGGCATTATCGCCATCAGCGTGGCGGCCTATATGCTGGTCAAGGCGGGGGCGATCTATGCCATCGCGCGCGCCCTCAAGTCGAGCCATGGCGAGGCGCTGGAGCGTGCGGTGCTGATGGGGCAGGGCGGCGAATTCGCCTTTGTGCTCTATACCACTGCCGCGACCGCCGGGCTGATCGACGGGCCGACCAATGCGATCTTTACCGCCACCGTCATCATCTCGATGGTGCTGACGCCGTTCTTCATCATCGGGCTGCGCTATGTGCTGCCCAAGGAAGAGACGCAGTCGATGGAGGGCGTGGAAAAGGCCGATGGCCTGTCGGGCAAAATCCTCATTATCGGCTTCGGGCGCTTTGGGCAGATTGCCAGCCAGCCGCTGCTGGCCATGCACCATTCGGTGTCGATCATCGACAACGACACCGAGATGGTGCGGGTCGCCGCGCAGATCGGCTTCAAGGTCTATTATGGCGATGGCACGCGGCTCGATATACTGCATGCGGCGGGCGCCGGCACGGCCGACGTGATCCTGATCTGCACCGACAAGAAGGAGCAGACCACCCGTATCGCCGAATTGCTGCGCGATGAATTTCCGCTGGTGCGGGTGATGGCGCGGGCGTTCGATCGTGGCCATGCCATGGAACTGATCAAGGTGGGGGTGGAATATCAGCTGCGCGAGATGTTCGAATCCGCGCTGACCTTTGGCGGCGACGTGATCAAGATGTTGGGCGCAAGCGAAGAAGAAGCCGCCGAAGTGGTGGAAGGCGTGCGCGATCGCGACCGGCAGCGCTTCGAAATGCAATTGGCGGGCGCCGATCAACTGGAGGGCAGCCGCCTGCTGCTCAGCAATGCGCGCGACCAGGCTCGCGAAGGCGGGGTAGTGTTGTCGGAGGAGGCCGTGGAGGACACTATCGCCAAGAGCACCCAGCCTGCGTCCTAGACATGGAAGGGCTGCGCGAGGGGGCTTCCGCCTGCCCAAATTAAGTGCAATGCTTGAGCACAACAGAGGGGAACTGTTCGTCATGAAAACTGGATTGCGATATGCCGCAAAAGCCAATCGTTTACGACGCGCCTACCCCCGAACGCCCTGCAGCAACAGTTGAGGCTATCCAGGGCGAGATCCTCGAAAGACTGATCTATTCTGTCGGCAAGGACCCGATTGTTGCGCGGCCACATGATTGGCTGGCGGCAACTATTCTGGCGGTGCGCGACCGGGTGATGGACCTCTGGATGGAGTCCTCGCGCGAGACGTGGCGGACCTCCAACAAGCGGGTGTATTATCTCAGCCTCGAGTTCCTGATCGGCCGGCTCATGCGCGATGCCATGAGCAATGTCGGGCTGATGGAGCCGGTGCAGGAAGCGCTCAAGAACCTCAATGTCGATCTGGGCGACCTGATCAATCTCGAGCCCGATGCGGCGCTTGGTAATGGCGGGCTGGGGCGGCTGGCGGCGTGTTTCCTCGAATCCATGTCGTCGGTAAAAATCCCGGCCTATGGCTATGGCATCCGCTATGTGCATGGCCTGTTCCGCCAGGAAATGAGCGAAGGCTGGCAGGTGGAACTGCCCGAGGAATGGCTGGCGCACGGCAATCCCTGGGAATTCGAGCGCCGCGAAAGCGCTTATGAGATCGGTTTTGGCGGCCATGTCGAGCCGGTGACCGATCCCGATGGCAGCGTGCGCCAGGAATGGCGGCCCAATGACCATCTGCTGGCGGTGGCTTTTGACACCCCCATTGTGGGCTGGCGCGGGGCGCGGGTGAATACGCTGCGGCTGTGGAGCGCGCAGCCGATCGATCCCATCCTGCTCGACAAGTTCAATTCGGGCGACCATATCGGCGCGCTGGAAGAAAGCGCGCGGGCTGAAGCGATTACGCGGGTGCTTTACCCTGCAGATTCAACGGCGGCCGGCCAGGAATTGCGGCTGCGCCAGGAGTTTTTCTTCTCTTCGGCCTCGCTGCAGGACATCGTGCGGCGGCATCTGCAGCAATATGGCGATCTGGGCTCGCTGCCCGACAAGGTGGCCATCCAGCTCAATGACACGCATCCCTCGATCTCGATTGCCGAGCTGATGCGCATCCTGATCGACGACAATGGGCTCAAATGGGCCGATGCCTGGAAGCTGACGCGCGGCACGTTTGGCTATACCAACCACACGCTGTTGCCCGAGGCGCTGGAAAGCTGGCCGGTGGCGCTGCTGGAGCGGCTGCTGCCGCGCCATATGCAGATCATCTACCAGATCAATGCCGATGTGCTGGCCGAGGCGCGGCAGCGCGCCAAGTTCAATGATGCGCAGATCGCCAATGTATCGCTGATCGACGAAGCCGGCGGCCGCCGCGTGCGCATGGGGCAATTGGCCTTTGTGGGCTCGCATTCGATCAATGGTGTGTCGGCGCTGCATACCGAATTGATGAAGCAGACGGTGTTTTCCGACCTGCACAAGCTCTATCCCGACCGCATCAACAACAAGACCAATGGCATTACGCCGCGACGCTGGCTGATGCAGTGCAATCCGGCGCTGACCAAGCTGATCGGCGAGCGGATCGGTACGGGGTTTCTCGACGATATCGACCTGCTGCAGGGCCTCAAGGCACATGCCGAGGACCCTGGATTTCAGGCGCAATTTGCTGCCGTCAAAACTGCCAACAAGCAGCGCCTGGCCAAGCTGATCAAGGACCGGATGGGCATCACTGTGTCGTCGGACGCGCTGTTCGACGTGCAGATCAAGCGCATCCACGAATATAAGCGCCAGCTGCTCAATATCATTCAAGCCGTTGCCGCCTATGACGAAATTCGTGCGCATCCGGAACGGGAATACGTTCCGCGCGTTAAGATTTTCGCAGGCAAGGCGGCTCCGGGCTATTGGAACGCCAAGCTCATCATCAAGCTGATCAATGATGTCGCCAAGGTCATCAATCACGATCCAGCGGTGCGTGGCCTGCTCAAGGTGGTGTTCCTGCCCAATTACAATGTGAGCCTGGCCGAAGTGATCGTTCCTGCCGCTGATTTGTCCGAACAGATTTCGACCGCGGGCATGGAAGCGTCGGGCACGGGCAATATGAAATTCATGGCCAATGGCGCCATCACCATCGGGACGATGGACGGGGCCAATGTGGAAATGCACAAAGAAGTGGGGGCCGACAATATCGTTATTTTCGGGCTCTCCACCGAAGAGGTGAATGAGAAGCGGGCCAAGGGCGACGTGCCCAAGGACGCTATCGAAGCCTCGCCACGGCTCAAGGAAGCACTGGAATCGATCTCATCGGGCGTGTTCTCGCCCGATGATCCGAACCGCTATCGCGATCTGATCGGCGGGCTTTATGACCATGACTGGTTCATGGTGGCGCGCGATTTCGATGCCTATGTTGCGGCCCAGGCCGAGGTGGATGCGCTGTGGAACGACAAGCGGCACTGGAACGCCGTGGCTATCCGCAACACGGCGAGCGTGGGGTTCTTCTCCTCGGATCGCACGATACGGCAATATGCGAAGGATATTTGGGGCGTCGGGGCGACGCCGGCATGATTGTGAGCCGCGAGGCACCCGACGGACAAGATCGGGCTCGCTTGATGTTTGGATTTAGAACCCGCAGGGCCATTGGCCCGCAGGCGGTTCACGGGGGGACGTGCGTGTGACCAAGGAAATCTGGCAAGCCGACACCAGGGACGTCGACGCAATCGTCAATGGCCGCCATTCCAACCCCTTCGCCTTTCTGGGGCTGCAGGAGGTGGCGGGCAATTGGGTGCTGCGCGCGTTCATTCCCCATGCCGAAATGGTGACGGCCTTTACGCTGGATGGTACCGAGCTGGGGCATTTGTTCCCACGTCATCCGAGCGGGTTTTTTGAAGGCAAGGTGACGGTGGACCGCCGCCAGCCGATCCGCTATCGCGCCAAGAATGCCGGTGGCGAATGGGATGTCTATGATCCCTATTCCTTTGGTCCCGTGCTGGGGCCGATGGACGATTACTATATCGGGGAGGGCAGCCATCTCAGGCTGTTCGACAAGCTGGGGGCCCACGAAATGGAATTCGAGGGCATCCACGGCACGCATTTTGCGGTCTGGGCGCCGAACGCCCAGCGCGTCAGCGTGGTTGGCCCGTTCAACGAATGGGACGGGCGGCGCAATCCGATGCGCAATCGTTTCGAGACCGGTATCTGGGAAGTGTTCGTGCCGATCCTGGGCACGGGTACGCTCTATAAATTCGAGATCGTTGGGCCCGACGGGGTGGTGTTGCCGCTCAAGGCCGATCCCTTTGCGCGTCAATCCGAATTGCGGCCGCGCACGGCTTCGGTCGTGCCCGATCCCACCCCGTTCACGTGGACGGATGCCAAATATATCGAGGAACGCGCGACTCGCGATTGGCGGCGGACGCCGATGTCGATCTATGAGGTGCATCTGGGCAGCTGGCGGCGCCGGCCCGATGGCGGCTTCCTGACCTATGATCAGTTGGCCGAGCAGCTCGTGCCCTATGCTGCCGACATGGGCTACACCCATATCGAGCTGCTGCCGATCAGCGAGCATCCGTTCGATCCGAGCTGGGGTTATCAGCCCACGGGGCTCTATGCGCCCACGGCACGCTTTGGCGATCCGGCGGCGTTTGCCCGCTTCGTCAATGCGGCGCATGAGGCGGGGCTGGGCATAATCCTCGATTGGGTGCCGGCACATTTCCCGACCGATGCGCATGGGCTGGCCCATTTCGATGGCACGGCTCTCTATGAGCATGCCGATCCGCGGCAGGGTTATCACCCTGACTGGAACACCGCGATCTATAATTTCGGGCGCAAGGAAGTGGTGAGCTTCCTCGTCAACAACGCGCTCTATTGGCTGGAAAAATTCCATATCGATGGGTTGCGCGTCGATGCAGTCGCCTCGATGCTCTATCTCGATTATTCGCGCAAACCCGGCCAATGGGTGCCCAACCAGCACGGCGGCAATGAGAATCTGGAAGCCGTCGAATTCCTGCGCCGGGTGAATACGGAAGCCTATCGGCTGCATCCGGGCACATTCATGATTGCCGAAGAATCTACCGCCTGGCCGGGCGTTAGTCAGCCGGTCCATACGGGCGGGCTGGGCTTTGGCTTCAAGTGGAATATGGGCTTCATGAACGACACGCTGCGCTTCATGAGCCGCGAGCCGGTGCATCGCAAATTCCACCACAACGACATGACCTTTGGCGCTGTCTATGCCTTTTCGGAAAATTTCGTGCTGCCGCTGAGCCATGACGAAGTGGTGCATGGCAAGGGCTCGCTGCTGGAGAAAATGCCCGGCGATGACTGGCAGCAATTTGCTAATCTGCGTGCCTATTACGCTTTCATGTGGGGGCATCCCGGCAAGAAACTGCTGTTCATGGGCCAGGAATTCGCCCAGCGCGAGGAATGGGCGGATGGCAAATCGCTCGATTGGTACCTGCTTGAAGCGGGCATGCATGAGGGCACGCGCCGGCTGATTGCCGACCTGAACCTGGCCTATCGCCAATTGCCCGCTTTGCATGAGCGCGATTGCGAGCCGGACGGTTTTGAATGGGTGATCGGCAATGACCATGCCAATTCGGTGCTGGCCTGGCTGCGCAAGGCGCCGGGGGCCGATCCGGTTCTGGTCATCTCCAATTTCACGCCAGTGCCACGCAACGGGTACAAAGTGCCTATGCCGCTGGTCGGCAAGTGGATTGAGCGCATCAATACCGATGCCGGTTGGTATTCGGGATCCAACACGGGCAACCAGGGTGCCGTGGAGGCCTATGCCGTTGAGGGGCGGCATTGGCCGGCGGAGGCAGAGCTATACCTGCCCCCGTTATCGACGCTGTTCTTGAAATTCGAGCCCGAATGATCGGGTGTGAGGGATACGTTCCGGATCAATCCGGGCGACGCGTGGAGGGTTAGAAATGGCAGACTATAGAATTCCATCACCATTGGCCCGCGAGGCCATG
Proteins encoded in this region:
- the glgB gene encoding 1,4-alpha-glucan branching protein GlgB produces the protein MTKEIWQADTRDVDAIVNGRHSNPFAFLGLQEVAGNWVLRAFIPHAEMVTAFTLDGTELGHLFPRHPSGFFEGKVTVDRRQPIRYRAKNAGGEWDVYDPYSFGPVLGPMDDYYIGEGSHLRLFDKLGAHEMEFEGIHGTHFAVWAPNAQRVSVVGPFNEWDGRRNPMRNRFETGIWEVFVPILGTGTLYKFEIVGPDGVVLPLKADPFARQSELRPRTASVVPDPTPFTWTDAKYIEERATRDWRRTPMSIYEVHLGSWRRRPDGGFLTYDQLAEQLVPYAADMGYTHIELLPISEHPFDPSWGYQPTGLYAPTARFGDPAAFARFVNAAHEAGLGIILDWVPAHFPTDAHGLAHFDGTALYEHADPRQGYHPDWNTAIYNFGRKEVVSFLVNNALYWLEKFHIDGLRVDAVASMLYLDYSRKPGQWVPNQHGGNENLEAVEFLRRVNTEAYRLHPGTFMIAEESTAWPGVSQPVHTGGLGFGFKWNMGFMNDTLRFMSREPVHRKFHHNDMTFGAVYAFSENFVLPLSHDEVVHGKGSLLEKMPGDDWQQFANLRAYYAFMWGHPGKKLLFMGQEFAQREEWADGKSLDWYLLEAGMHEGTRRLIADLNLAYRQLPALHERDCEPDGFEWVIGNDHANSVLAWLRKAPGADPVLVISNFTPVPRNGYKVPMPLVGKWIERINTDAGWYSGSNTGNQGAVEAYAVEGRHWPAEAELYLPPLSTLFLKFEPE
- a CDS encoding glycogen/starch/alpha-glucan phosphorylase — its product is MPQKPIVYDAPTPERPAATVEAIQGEILERLIYSVGKDPIVARPHDWLAATILAVRDRVMDLWMESSRETWRTSNKRVYYLSLEFLIGRLMRDAMSNVGLMEPVQEALKNLNVDLGDLINLEPDAALGNGGLGRLAACFLESMSSVKIPAYGYGIRYVHGLFRQEMSEGWQVELPEEWLAHGNPWEFERRESAYEIGFGGHVEPVTDPDGSVRQEWRPNDHLLAVAFDTPIVGWRGARVNTLRLWSAQPIDPILLDKFNSGDHIGALEESARAEAITRVLYPADSTAAGQELRLRQEFFFSSASLQDIVRRHLQQYGDLGSLPDKVAIQLNDTHPSISIAELMRILIDDNGLKWADAWKLTRGTFGYTNHTLLPEALESWPVALLERLLPRHMQIIYQINADVLAEARQRAKFNDAQIANVSLIDEAGGRRVRMGQLAFVGSHSINGVSALHTELMKQTVFSDLHKLYPDRINNKTNGITPRRWLMQCNPALTKLIGERIGTGFLDDIDLLQGLKAHAEDPGFQAQFAAVKTANKQRLAKLIKDRMGITVSSDALFDVQIKRIHEYKRQLLNIIQAVAAYDEIRAHPEREYVPRVKIFAGKAAPGYWNAKLIIKLINDVAKVINHDPAVRGLLKVVFLPNYNVSLAEVIVPAADLSEQISTAGMEASGTGNMKFMANGAITIGTMDGANVEMHKEVGADNIVIFGLSTEEVNEKRAKGDVPKDAIEASPRLKEALESISSGVFSPDDPNRYRDLIGGLYDHDWFMVARDFDAYVAAQAEVDALWNDKRHWNAVAIRNTASVGFFSSDRTIRQYAKDIWGVGATPA
- a CDS encoding monovalent cation:proton antiporter-2 (CPA2) family protein is translated as MVAGEAVGHAAEAASHGIDLLPVVALLAAGVIAVPLFKRLGLGSVLGYLAAGLLLGPSGLEVINDPASVLHLAELGVVMFLFIIGLEMEPSRLWSLRKQILGLGVIQVAVCGLLLTGVGILLGFAPAVAFVFGMGFVLTSTAIVMQILGERGELSSDSGQRMVSILLLEDLAIVPLLAVVAILAPTGGEETLVSRLTGIAIALGAIGLLIFLGRRIMNPFFSLLASTKLREVMTAAALLVVLGAALLFQVSGLSMAMGAFLAGVLLSTSTFRHQLEADVEPFRGILLGLFFLAVGMSLDLAIVLQNWGIIAISVAAYMLVKAGAIYAIARALKSSHGEALERAVLMGQGGEFAFVLYTTAATAGLIDGPTNAIFTATVIISMVLTPFFIIGLRYVLPKEETQSMEGVEKADGLSGKILIIGFGRFGQIASQPLLAMHHSVSIIDNDTEMVRVAAQIGFKVYYGDGTRLDILHAAGAGTADVILICTDKKEQTTRIAELLRDEFPLVRVMARAFDRGHAMELIKVGVEYQLREMFESALTFGGDVIKMLGASEEEAAEVVEGVRDRDRQRFEMQLAGADQLEGSRLLLSNARDQAREGGVVLSEEAVEDTIAKSTQPAS
- a CDS encoding AI-2E family transporter, with the translated sequence MARSPRPVASSDLDESQFERILGNAARIAIVLVGFAVLLVVLQEGRVILAPVTLAIIIGLMFGPVADRLEAIGVPPALSAGVVVLLLLTVIFGGVALFAVPLSEWVARAPTIWEKLQNEISALREPMESVAAFQEQLTSVFGSASAMAVTVEDGGQVIGLAMLAPAIGAQVLIFLASLYFFMATRDHIRVSVLSLCVSRRMRWRTAHVFLDVETKVSRFLLSITFINFCVGCAVTLAMWAIGMPSPILWGAMAAVLNYIPYVGQGVMILVLLAVGLGTQTGLENILLPVGCYVAINFVEGQILTPHFIGRTMTLNPFIIFLSITFWLWAWGPVGGLVAVPTLLMAHSILSHAVPSKPVMPKRPVRRTRNMTDRDELLANAAVAIREQAEEQKKPESKRKNERMQPPDGTAPSGAEPAA